A region of Chlamydia crocodili DNA encodes the following proteins:
- a CDS encoding SET domain-containing protein, whose protein sequence is MKLESYSPETLHISLDHNWEESTLYSMERASQLLNFKFLPFLTFADWKVEEKVRKLCDKSRKKLCISPLAKWLGELHKQDLITPPMPPIAVCWVNSYIGYGVFARERIPAWTYIGEYTGILRRRQAIWMDENDYCFRYPLSLGLWRYFTIDSGRQGNFTRFINHSDKPNVEAIGVFQNGLFHVVIRTIQVIEAGEELCYHYGPLYWKHRKKREEFIPEEE, encoded by the coding sequence ATGAAATTAGAATCCTATTCACCCGAGACTCTACACATTTCTCTGGATCATAACTGGGAAGAAAGTACTCTCTACAGTATGGAAAGAGCCTCACAATTACTCAATTTCAAGTTTCTTCCTTTTCTTACTTTTGCGGATTGGAAAGTAGAAGAAAAAGTCCGAAAATTATGTGATAAGTCTAGGAAAAAACTTTGCATTTCTCCATTAGCTAAATGGCTTGGGGAACTTCACAAACAAGATCTAATTACTCCTCCTATGCCCCCTATAGCAGTATGTTGGGTAAACTCGTATATTGGTTATGGAGTTTTTGCTCGAGAGCGAATCCCCGCCTGGACATATATTGGAGAATATACTGGTATACTTCGTCGCCGTCAGGCTATTTGGATGGATGAAAACGATTATTGTTTTCGTTATCCCCTATCTTTAGGGCTATGGCGCTATTTCACTATTGATAGTGGTCGTCAAGGAAACTTTACTCGTTTTATTAATCATAGCGACAAACCTAATGTGGAGGCCATAGGGGTGTTCCAAAACGGATTGTTTCATGTGGTTATTAGAACAATTCAAGTAATTGAAGCGGGCGAGGAATTATGTTATCACTACGGCCCGCTATATTGGAAACATAGGAAAAAACGAGAAGAGTTTATTCCTGAGGAAGAGTAA
- a CDS encoding MBL fold metallo-hydrolase, translated as MEGFFPLASGSKGNCTYLGTDSCKILIDLGISKQLVTHELLSMNIHPEDIQAIFISHEHSDHISGIKSFVKTYNTPIICNLETARSLCQLLDVHPTFKIFSTGTIFSFYDLKIQTFNVPHDAIDPVGFIFHYRDEKLGFCTDLGWVTSWIIHELYDCDYLLVEANHDPELVRQSARPDIYKKRVLSKLGHISNRECGELLQKILTPKIKKIYLAHLSSECNTPELALSKVSSAIEDISSILPVIAESQGISDPIYFRSLVNT; from the coding sequence ATGGAAGGTTTTTTCCCTTTAGCCTCAGGTTCGAAGGGGAACTGTACCTATTTGGGAACGGACTCCTGTAAAATTCTGATAGATTTAGGCATTAGCAAGCAGCTTGTAACGCATGAACTATTATCTATGAATATCCACCCTGAAGATATTCAAGCTATTTTTATTTCTCATGAGCACTCTGATCATATTTCTGGAATTAAAAGTTTTGTAAAAACATACAATACACCAATTATCTGTAACCTTGAGACTGCACGTAGTCTATGTCAATTATTGGATGTTCATCCCACTTTTAAGATTTTTTCTACAGGAACAATATTTTCTTTCTATGATTTAAAAATTCAAACTTTCAATGTTCCTCACGATGCTATAGATCCCGTAGGGTTTATTTTTCATTACCGTGATGAAAAGCTGGGTTTTTGTACTGATTTAGGTTGGGTAACCTCATGGATTATTCACGAACTTTATGATTGTGACTATTTGCTTGTGGAAGCAAATCATGATCCCGAACTTGTACGGCAATCAGCACGTCCTGATATTTATAAAAAACGTGTTCTTAGTAAATTAGGACATATATCCAATCGTGAGTGTGGGGAACTATTACAAAAAATTCTTACTCCTAAAATTAAGAAAATCTACCTCGCTCATCTTTCTAGCGAATGTAACACTCCTGAATTAGCTCTATCCAAAGTATCTTCTGCTATAGAGGATATCTCATCAATTCTTCCTGTAATAGCAGAAAGCCAAGGAATTTCTGATCCTATTTACTTTAGGTCTTTAGTAAACACATGA